A stretch of Hypomesus transpacificus isolate Combined female chromosome 7, fHypTra1, whole genome shotgun sequence DNA encodes these proteins:
- the LOC124469340 gene encoding microfibril-associated glycoprotein 4-like, with protein sequence MALIKIPYGGTYQNTIRFQMKQGQSTQNFNPNHKRIYPAGPNSPRYVYCDMDTLGGKWTVFLTRMDGTVNFYRGWDQYKNGFGHAAGEYWLGLETIHLLTTKKNYELRVDMEDFEARRVYANYSSFSISPGAVNAEVDLYRLHVSGFRDGGAGDSLAHINGRPFSTFDRDNDAFSGNCASLYMGGFWFNSCYHANPTGVYMWGAVDLKSSNWYTFKSNDYSLKSISMKIRPVTRRMLVKKKHGCLSLTS encoded by the exons ATGGCATTAATCAAAATACCATACGGTGGCACTTATCAAAATACCATACGGTTTCAAATGAAACAGGGGCAAAGTACACAGAACTTTAATCCCAACCATAAAAGGATCTACCCTGCAGGACCCAACTCTCCCCGCTACGTCTACTGTGACATGGACACCCTGGGAGGGAAGTGGACT GTGTTCCTCACTAGGATGGACGGCACAGTGAACTTCTACAGAGGGTGGGACCAGTACAAGAACGGCTTCGGACATGCGGCTGGAGAGTACTGGCTGG GTCTGGAGACCATCCACCTGCTCACCACGAAGAAGAACTACGAGCTGAGGGTGGACATGGAGGACTTTGAGGCGAGGAGGGTTTACGCCAactactcctccttctccatctctcccggGGCGGTCAATGCTGAGGTGGACCTCTACAGGCTGCATGTCAGCGGCTTCAGAGACGGAGGGGCAG GGGACTCGCTGGCCCACATCAATGGACGACCGTTCTCCACATTTGATCGAGACAACGACGCTTTTTCAGGAAATTGTGCCTCGTTGTATATGGGTGGATTTTGGTTCAACTCATGCTATCATGCCAATCCAACTGGAGTCTACATGTGGGGAGCTGTTGATTTAAAAAGTTCAAACTGGTATACCTTTAAAAGTAATGATTATTCTCTAAAGTCCATTTCTATGAAGATAAGACCTGTCACTCGTCGAATGttagtgaaaaaaaaacatggctgCCTCTCTTTAACGTCTTAA